ACGACGACTTTCGGTGATGGTGAAGAATTTGAAGAGATTGGAGATCTATTGAAAGGATCATGGATGAGAGGGGTGACCGGAGAGAGTGCTAGCGACGGGAAATCGAGGAgtgaaggagagagaatatcGGCCGCATTGCGGTGAGAAAAATGGGACGGACTGCAAAGGCGAAGACTCTTGAGCGTGGTGCTACGACGCTCGTATAGTTTGGATTTGTTAGGGGTTTTGATTGGTGGGATTTGGTTGCTGGTTTTAAaattgttggtggtggtggtggatttAGGGGTGGTCGATTTTGGGGTGGTTTCGGAGGCGCCGGTGAGCATTTGTACGACTTGTTTGAAGGAGGAAGTGTCAGCTTGGACGAAGGTGGTTGGGTAAGGGTTGGTTTCGGATCGGGTTTGAGGGAAGTGTTGTTGTTTAGGGGTGGTTGGGGGTGGGTGGAGGGCGCCATTTGGGGTGGTTTTGGTGGTGCTGCTGCTGCATGAGGTGGAGGTGGGGGAAGGGAGGAGTGTTTGAGTTTGAGTTTCCATggtaggaggagagagaaagaagggggaaagagagagagagtgggaagtgaggaggaaggaggagataTAGATGGAGTTGGTTTGAGTTTTTTGGTAAGAAATGTAAAAGTGGGGGGAAGTGGGGTGACTTTTGAAGACTGACTTTGTTTGTTTAGGAGTAGTCTCATGTCTCATCACTACTCTCATCTTTCTTGGTTGACCAACACGTGACTTGTTTTAATCGATTTATGGTTTCTGACCGTTTTTGGATTAAGGCATGGGTTAATCGATTTATGGTTTCTAAGCGTTTTGGATTAAGGCCCTGTTGATTAGATTTTATTTGACTGAAATGAACTGAGCTGAATTGAACTGAGATGAactgaatggagctgaactgaattgaattgaactgtattgatttgaattgaattgaactgtACTGAAttgaatggagctgaactgaactgaactgaactgaactaaatggagctgaactgaactaaactgagtGGAACTGAatgaatagtaaataataattaataaataattaataattaatatttaataattaataataaataataaatataataaataataaatataatgttaatatttataacagtactcataataataaataataactacaataattataattatttattaataacaataatttcattataatattaatataataatagtaatatttaagtaataataatgataatatatatatatatatatatatatatatatatatatatatatatatatatatatatatatataaaagtaataattttcaattttaattgcaatatcaataataaaaataattacaacgAAAGATAAATTCGTTTttttgaactgaattgaattgaactgaactgaactaaacttaactgaatggagttgaactgaactgaactgaactgaactaaaatgAATGGAACTGCAATGAAgtccaaaagaacagggcctaagccATGGATAAAGATGGTTTTGAGCTGTGCCTATACATAATCCTACGTGCATGAGTCTGAATACGTCCGATTAACGAACGATACTAGTTACTCCTACGCGAGTACGTGACATGTTGTGCCAAATTTTTAAAAGGACACCTCAAGACTTATACCTTTGCTTACATgcttaaatttattttaataattcaaaGTGGTGTGTTGTGTCGACGTGTTTTTCTAAAAATGTGCTTCAAGCATAGCGCATGGCATCGTGCTTTATATGTGCCTCTGCCATATCAATTTTTCATGTTAGGGCGTAAAGTACCATGGGTTAGCCCACCCAATTTCCTATTTTTATCGAGCATTCAAGCGAAAAATgttttatgctcaattttatTTCTAATAAAGGGATAACTTAAAGAGTCAAATACATAAACGAATTAAAGGAAATTTATGATGTTGTTTCACTTGAtaatatttgttcttttcacattaattttatttataagaaACTATTTGAATTTATAACAAATTGTTGGAATAAGCTACTCAGACTTAGCTTATCAAAACAAATTACAggtaaaccaaaattaattaagctTATTTAACTTATTTGGACATACTTTTTCTAAACCTATCTGGAATAGATGAAAATAACACAGCAACACTAGATAATAAAGTGTCCCGTAACACCATTTTTTTAGGGTCGGGAATGTCGGGTGGTCATCTAACTCGTAATAAATATGATCCTTAATTTCTTATGTAAAGATTttctctatttaattaattcttaCTCCATCTGTCCCTTAAGACTCGCACCGTTTTAATTATTTgcattattcacataattcactttgaccctattttatttatagtatatatgaaacaaatgttagtatataatatattgttggctttatcttaatatatatttttaaaatattaatatttttataaatttttataatatgtagttagaGATATTTGTGGTCAAAGTAATaaattggcaagcgtgtccagtcaaaacggtgcgagtattaagggatggagggagtatttct
This Spinacia oleracea cultivar Varoflay chromosome 6, BTI_SOV_V1, whole genome shotgun sequence DNA region includes the following protein-coding sequences:
- the LOC110800970 gene encoding VQ motif-containing protein 4; this translates as METQTQTLLPSPTSTSCSSSTTKTTPNGALHPPPTTPKQQHFPQTRSETNPYPTTFVQADTSSFKQVVQMLTGASETTPKSTTPKSTTTTNNFKTSNQIPPIKTPNKSKLYERRSTTLKSLRLCSPSHFSHRNAADILSPSLLDFPSLALSPVTPLIHDPFNRSPISSNSSPSPKVVVDNFAEEKAIAEKGYFLHPSPVSTPRDSEPRLLPLFPVSSPRVSSGSHPSS